The genomic DNA ATTGTTAGCAACAAAAGTGATAATGGTATTATATTGCTCAAGGGTAGTATCATCGGGCAAATGACCTCGGCTAATCCTTTTGCTCAGATGACGAGTTGCTTTTCCAGGTTTCCAAATGATTTGCTCTCTAACTCTCGCAATCGCTTGAAAAACAGCTATTCGTTTAACTTCATCAAGAATCAATTTACCTTTACCTTTCCTACTATCTTCATTATATCTATAGTAATATTTTTGTAAATAATGTCAAAATCGAGGCGCTACCGTAATTGTAGCGATAATACAAGGTTATAATCTAGCCGCATCAAGGTTTTCAGCCTTTGTTATCCACTAAATTTGTATCAACCACTACTCTTGACTCCAAGCATCTGGGAGAGCCATGCCAGATTCACCACCTGTAAAAATTTCTATCATCATCCCAGTATTAAATGAAGCCAAAGCGATCGCGCAAACCATCAAATCTGCTCAAAATGCAGTTGACATAGAAATCATCGTCGTAGACGGCGGGAGCACAGACAGCAGTATTGAGGCAGCCTCCGGTGTTAAAATTATCTCCGCCCCAGTAGGCCGCGCCATTCAAATGAATGCCGGTGCAGCCACCGCTAACGGCGACATCCTACTATTTCTCCACGCCGATACTCTTTTACCTGTTGGGTTCGATACTTGGGTAAGACAAATCCTAGCCCAACCTGGAATCATTGCCGGGGCCTTCCAATTGAAAATAGATGGCAAAACTCCGGGTCTGCGACTGGTTGAAAAAATGGTAAATCTGCGATCGCGCTACTTCCAAATGCCCTACGGCGACCAAGCTATTTTTCTTAAAACCACTACCTTTCAACAACTCGGCGGCTTTCCCAACCAGCCAATAATGGAAGACTTTGAACTGATCCGACGATTACAGCACCAAGGAAAAATTGCGCTCTCTCCCCTCCATGTTCTCACCTCCGCCCGTCGCTGGCAAAAACTCGGCATTCTCAAAACCACCCTCATTAACCAGATCGTCATAATTGCCTATTTCTTGGGAGTGTCGCCAGACCGCCTCGCATCCTGGTATCGTCAAAACCATAAAAATGCTGTGGCTGACAACCAAAAGTGAACTTTTCTAAAGCTGGCAGCCAATTCTGCAATTACGCAACCCCTCCCTGCTTAAAATATGACCTTAAGTTGCGATCGCAATTTTGAATAAGTGAGGAAAAAAAAGTATGGCCGATCCCAGAGACGCAGAGCTCATTAAACCCTTTAACGGCGATCCATTCGTGGGTCATCTAGCCACCCCCATCAGTGCTTCTGATTTCACCAAAACTTTCATCGGCAACCTACCCGCCTACCGCAAAAATCTCTCCCCCATCGTTCGGGGTCTAGAGATTGGTTTGGCACACGGTTACTTCCTCGTGGGCCCGGAGATCGTCTTCGGCCCTTTGCGGGATTATCCAGAAGCAGCTAATTTGGGCGGATTAATTACAGCCCTCGTCCTAGTGCTGCTAGGCACTGCCGGTATGTCTGCCTACGGCTTAGTCTCTTTCAAAGAGGACAGTGGCTACCCAAGCGCTAATCCTCAAACTCCTGAAGCCTTAAAAAATGCTGAAGGCTGGAGCCAACTAACCGCTGGGTTTTTCATCGGTGGTGCAGCCGGCGCTTTCGTAGCCTACTTCCTTCTGGAAAATTTCAAGGGCGTAGATGCCATCTTCCGGGGCTTGGTTAACTAAACCCTTTGCCTCACAATGGTGGGGTTGGGGCAGGAATTATTACTCTCCAATCCCGACTTTTGTTAAGAATTTTGAGCAGTGAGAGCTTTTACTGACTTCTAAGTAATATCCCTGTTCCCAGACTGTAATACTTTAGATTTGGAGAATTAAACATGACAGGTTCCTACGCAGCTTCTTTCTTACCTTGGATCTTGATTCCAGCAATCACTTGGCTTTTTCCATTGGTAGCTATGGGTCTACTTTTTATCTACATAGAAAGCGAGGCATAATCCTCGTAAGCATCTTAGAGTTAAAATCCGCTCAGCTTTAACTCATCTTTTGAAAAAAATCCTCTGTTACAAGCGGGGGATTTTTTTCTGGAAAGCTAAGGTAGAGGAAGTTTTCGAGTTGAGAGGGCGCGATACCAGCAGACTTTTCCCCTTCTGATAACAAATCCGGCTTTACTACCCCCTTTATTGTCATTGCGAGCGAAGCGAAGCAATCGCCTAGCCTCTGCGATTGCTTCGCTTCGCTCGCAATGACGGATTATTACTAATAAAGGGGATGACTAACCCGGATTTGGTACGAGTCGATCGCCGCTAATCTTGCCCTTAGCTAAAGAAAATATCCTCTCTTGTGCGATCGCGCCAGCTCCGAGTCGCCGCCCACCAACAAAACGGGAAATAATTGCGTAATCGAACTTTACTGCCGTGAAGTTGCCTACTAAGCTTCCTCCCTTAGCTGGGAATGACTTAGAAATCGGCTGTAGAGGACAGATAAGCAACTATTAAGTCACAATTGTTACCATAAACTCAATTCTTGAGGAAATAACGATGAAATTCCCCCCTATGCGTAGAATCCTAGCTCCCTTTCTA from Kamptonema formosum PCC 6407 includes the following:
- a CDS encoding TIGR04283 family arsenosugar biosynthesis glycosyltransferase, whose product is MPDSPPVKISIIIPVLNEAKAIAQTIKSAQNAVDIEIIVVDGGSTDSSIEAASGVKIISAPVGRAIQMNAGAATANGDILLFLHADTLLPVGFDTWVRQILAQPGIIAGAFQLKIDGKTPGLRLVEKMVNLRSRYFQMPYGDQAIFLKTTTFQQLGGFPNQPIMEDFELIRRLQHQGKIALSPLHVLTSARRWQKLGILKTTLINQIVIIAYFLGVSPDRLASWYRQNHKNAVADNQK
- a CDS encoding photosystem I reaction center protein subunit XI, whose translation is MADPRDAELIKPFNGDPFVGHLATPISASDFTKTFIGNLPAYRKNLSPIVRGLEIGLAHGYFLVGPEIVFGPLRDYPEAANLGGLITALVLVLLGTAGMSAYGLVSFKEDSGYPSANPQTPEALKNAEGWSQLTAGFFIGGAAGAFVAYFLLENFKGVDAIFRGLVN
- a CDS encoding photosystem I reaction center subunit VIII produces the protein MTGSYAASFLPWILIPAITWLFPLVAMGLLFIYIESEA